The Panicum virgatum strain AP13 chromosome 3N, P.virgatum_v5, whole genome shotgun sequence genome includes the window GGTCGATCATGGTGGAGCGTAGTGTCAAATCAGAGCAAGGAGGCGACCTGTTCCTGCCTCCCGGGTTCAGGTTCCATCCCACAGACGAGGAGGTCATCACAAGCTATCTCCTGCAGAAGTTTCTGAACCCTAGCTTCGACCCGCGAGCCATCGGTGAGGTGGACCTCAACAAGTGCGAGCCATGGGATCTCCCAAGTAAGTCAATCGTGTACCACCTTTTCGATCCCTTTTGTTCTTCAGTTGCACCACATACGCGTAGTTGCAGAAAGCTAGGCAGAATTTTTGAGCTAATTAATTGATGTTTTCCCCATTTGTTGATCTACAACCAACAACAGGCAAGGCGAAGATGGGGGAGAAGGAGTGGTACTTCTTCTGCCACAAGGACATGAAATACCCGACGGGCATGCGCACGAATCGCGCCACCAAGGACGGCTACTGGAAGGCCACAGGCAAGGACAGGGAGATCTTCaaacctgctgctgctggaggtgcAGGCCGTGAGCTTGTTGGAATGAAGAAGACGCTGGTGTTCTACATGGGCAGAGCTCCAAGGGGATCCAAGACCAACTGGGTGATGCACGAGTTCCGCCTGGAGGGGAAGTCCAGGCATAACAACGTGAACCTACGTTTCAATCCCAAGGTACAATACTTGATGAAGAACATTACTTGCTTGTACATGTTAAAAATAATTTGCAACTTTTTATCAGCTCAACGTGTGAGTTAAttcgattttttttaaaaaaaattgttatgTTCAGGACGAATGGGTCGTGTGCAAGGTGCACCACAAGAACGGAGAAGCCAGTATCAAGAAGCCCGCGGAGGAGTACTCCTCCGGGACGCCCAACGTCAGCTCCGTCGTCTCGGATGACGCCGGCGAAGGAGGAGATGATCAGTTTCTGGACTCCAGCATGATCAATCCCATGTACTTCAACTCCGCCGCCAGCTTGCCAAGCACGACGATGACCATCAATGCCGCGCCGCTGCACAACGCGGACTACTCATCAATTTTCTCTACCGCCGCGGGAGCTACGACGACGACTAGGAGTAGCTTCGTCGACCTTCCCAACTACGGCTTGAACGACGTAGCAAGCTACAACCTGCAGCAGCAGGTGGCCGTGGCCAATTCAGCAGCTTCAACAAACAACAGTGGCAGTTACAGCTCCTTGTGGAACATGCTTATTAACGCAGACCATAATCAAGCAATGGGAAGCTACAACTTGCATCCTCAGGCAATAGTGGCGAAAGCTCTAGGAGGAAATTATTTCGCTGGTGGTTTACCGAGTTCGTCGGTGACCGGAATTTTACAGCATAATTCTCAAGGTGTGCCGCAGCAGAAGTTAGGCAACAACTACGGTGACAGTAGTACTGCTGCTATTGGACCAGCGGCTACTAAGAACTTGGGTGCTCCGTCAGGGCGCTACTAAATATATAATGggtactactccctccttccccgtttataaggcatacacgtatatcaagattcaaaccttctcatctttgaccaataatttgactattaaatttttatttttataatgcaaatttcatatgattggattcataatcaaatatagtttacaataattataagtttataatcaaaagtgatataatatatgataaataaatggtcaaagtgttgtttagaagaccgtgtcatgttccaccatgccttataaatggggaaggagggagtagttgtTTAGTGATCGTTATATATAGGAGTTTTGTGACAGTTTAGTTGGTTGCTTAATTCATTAATTAGTTCGTAAACTGAGAGAGATCATGATGTTTGCTTTAATTTAGGTGATGTAAACAGGACAGTGCTTTAAGTTTGTTGGTGAGAATTTGTTTGTTGGTGCTGAAACTTTTAGTTTATCCATGCATATATATGACACATAGTTTTCAGACTTGCTACAGTTTATTTTGATGTCGCTACCAGGTATATGTATTTTTTATACTTAACCAAAATATATATAATGGAAGAATGCAAattattatctttttttttgtgctagTAATGAATTCTTTCTTGAAACTTGATGCTAAATATGATTGGCCTTTTCTATAGGCCTTGAGTTACCAAAATATGTAATGGTATAGAAATGCAGGTTAATTATAATTTTGGGGATACTAGCTAGCTTCTTGAGGGATTGTAAGAAAGGCTCAAACTTGATCGATCTGTTGCTATATTAGAACGGAAGAAAGCCAGATCAGTTTGCCACTAACTAATTAAAGACATGAATCAAGCCTTGTAATCTTGGCGCACAAGTTAGGATCGGAGTGGCCTTGGCCTTGATGTTGATGTACAGCTAGGTGCAAGCTAAGCATGTATGTCAGGAAATCACGTGCAACCAGGTCGGTACAGCACGTTGGACGGCGCTCGCATGCAGTCCACATGGTGATGTCATGCTCCATTTATCAATCAACTGCATGCTACCTATCTCCATTAGCTTTAACTTCAAAAAAATCTTCATTAGCTTTACAGAAATGGAGGAGCAAGCAAACCACAGAAAGCGCGTACATGCCAGCGCTGCTAACCAGGAGCATGCATGGATGATCCACATCTTAGCCTCGAATTGCGCTGAACTACTACTCTTCATGTGACTTCAGGAGTTGAGCTGATGAACTACGTATATATATGCTGCATCATAACGACCTCATCATTATTTGTTAGTCAATTATTATTGCAACTATTCTTTTTGGTAGATGTGCTGTGCACACAAATGTGTTTCCACAAAAGCCATGCAGTTATGCAAATGTTGCCATGAGGAATCATGTGAAGATTACACAATGATTACTCATCATAGATGTCATCACAGAACTTGTAACGCCGCCTGAATAAAGAGAGACCTAAAGAAAtattatactccctccatactcgaaaagaatgtcgttttggacaagatttgggtcaaacattgagagcataaattatgaataacttttaagttattgagtttcaaaatacaaaaatcatatgaatagatttgttttgaaaaatactttcataaaagtataaatatatcactttgcgataaatattattataaaaataagaagtcaaagttaAGCTTTAGAGACCGTGTCTCTGTCCAAAACGacattcttttcaagtatggagggagtatctatCAGACCTAGGACATGATGGGATGGCTACAAATAAAACAATATATAAATTCACTGAAATTAAAACCCATGAAATCCAGCCTTGCTTAGTATATATGTACTGTGTATGGCTGAAAAGTAATTAAGTAAGCTGACAGAAAAAGATTAATGAGCTAGGATGGCCTTAATTTCTGCCAGCATTTTGGCATCTTTTGTGCAACAAAAGGCGTCCATGCTTCGTCCCTGTATCCCATCCATTCTCACGTGCTAGCAGAATGCCACCATAGCACTGCATCGTGCATAGTCCTTTTTAGCATCAACCACCCTTCAGTTTTGATTTGGAAGAACTCCGCGTCCATCTGTCCATGACTAATTTCTGTACTGCCACGGTCTTTCTTACAAGTCATGTTTTGCTGGCTACACTTCCGATCCATCATGGTTCCTCAGAACCTAACATGCGCTTATCTGGCGTCCGGCGTATGGCCAAATTGTCGTCGTCAGCACCGACCATGCGAAAATCTAGAGCATGCATGTTGCCTTCAACAATTTTGCTTTCGTCTCTCTCTACACACGTCATTTTCAGACCAGTGTCGAACCGGCCGGCCGGTATCAATCAATCATAGTCGATAGCAAGCATATATAGGACGCCGATGCATCTCAACTATTGGCCAGTGCTAGCTACTACACGATTGAGTACTTCTACCCACTGTGTGTGTTACGTATTGAACAAGTGGCGGCCGGCAGAGGCTTAAAACTGATGATGGAAGTTATGACGATGCTGGTCAAACAAAAGAGCAAGAAAAAGTAGCACAGCAGCAAGGAAAAAAATGCTAACAGAAAGGGCAAGGAAAGACCTTTTCCATGCTTCATCCCAGTGCTCCATGTGCTACAGCGCTGATGTAATAATAAATCATTGGTTCctcactttttttttgcaattataAACATTCCGTTTACACCGAATCCCATATCTCATGAACATGATTACATATATATGTCCGATTATACCTTTCAAAAATTATATATCCCAGTAAAAAAAGGATTTGCTAATTCACACCCCCCCAAAAAAACTCTGACATTTCAATTTGCTAcaaactagtctatcaacccgtgctcccgcacggaataataattagaattaatataagaataaAGTCAATAATTacaattatctatctcacactcttttcatctattaaatattatagcacatactctaaaatatatattcatCATTATATAGTtacaataaattttatttttcatcacacctccatatatatttaatatatatttagttgaactatttatttatgaattgatatttttatctcttccaacatacatgaatatatagtgATATATATCGTGTGTAATATTTttgtataaataatatattaataattagaaatagtaatttagaattttatactacactttaatatattattatgattatataatttaaattctgattgcaataataatgacataattgggtaatttatatacaaattatggaggtatttgtattatttttataatggcagaggtgtgtaatttagatacatgtttagagggttactttagtctattttcataatggcagagatgggtaatttattagaaaagataaaagatctgatggttattataattagagtcgttggattgatggctagatgtttctgatttttgtgaaaatttataggatttctctatttttttagagtgtccacttaGGATCCTATGTGGCTTCATGTGGAGGCTCCAAAGGAGccttcaattagtaatagttAGAAGGCAGTAACGTGGAAATTAAAAGGATATGAACATCATGTGTATGCAAGTGCCACAAATTTCCAGGTGCTTCAATGCTAAGCGAACACAGACAGAACCCCAACAGCAATGACAGCATAAAGGACAAATTAACCCCAGAGAAAGACTCGGCTCGAACCTATTTTCAGAATCAGATTATTATGGCGTCAAGTGATCACTTGCGCGACAAGGTTGCCCTTACAGTAACCTTCACAAGTGAAAGCTACAAAAGTGGCTTTTTATGTCCTAATCAGCCAAATAGATCGACTGAAATGGTCTAGTAGTACCTGTTGATTCATTAGGCTCTCCGCACTCGTCACTCTCCAAATTCACTCTCTAAAAAGAATATTTCATcctggtcatcgagattctctacTCTACGTTCAGTTTCTCCGCGCTCGTTCACTCTCTATATTTCTACTCCATACCAACTACCAAagcgtggggcccacgtgtcataatttttttttcttttctacccCCTCTCCcccggcctctctctctccctccctccgtcctctctccctccgccaccgcgcccctcctcccccggccaccgccgccggccaccacctcctccctgctcccgccggcggcccGCCCCGCTGCACCGCCCTCCTCCCGGCCACCTCCTCATTCCTCGCGCCTCCTTCCAGCGGGGACGCGCCGCCGTcttccctccccgcgccggccccgagctcgagctcgacctGATCCGCGCTGGATCGAGCTCCATGGCGGCCTCCGCGGCCTCCCCGGCGTCGGCGGACCGGacaccggcgcgcgcggcggctcgcgggacagcggcacggcggcggcctcctcctctctgTCCATGGTCGCGGCGGGCCGGGGATTCGGCGGCACCACCTCCCGAGCACCCTCCCCGACGGcggcccctccttcctcccccttCCTGGCCCGCCTCCCCGCGCCCCTCGAACAGTGAGCGTGCGCAGCAGGGCAGGGGagctcgcgcggcggcggcggcggtggaggcccgcGCGGGACGGCGGCCCGCACGCGGCGGGGCCCATGGTGCCCTCGATGGGGtggagcggcagcagcagcggtgcGTGGGCGGGAGGCGGAGCCGTGGCAGCCCTGCTGCTCCTCGAgctcgcctcgccgcggccctgcTTCTCGTCGAGCTCGCTGGGGTGGCAGGTGCGGCCTCCCTCCCCACCGGCGCCcttcctccccggcggcggcgacggcccagCGAGGcgaaggcgaggcgaggccgcgCGCAACCcctcccgccccctcccctgcgcgcTGCTCCCTTTCTTCCATGGCGGGCGGGCCAGGCGGAGCGAGCGTCGGGCCCTCCTCCCTTTCTTCCATGGCGGGCGGGCCAGGCGGTGGCGggcgcgcggccatggcgaggcagGGCGGCCCTGCTCCCTCCACCGAGCCTCCtcaccggctccggcggcggagcctcgcgcggccgcgcggtcccgcctcctcgtcttcctcgcgggcggcgcggctgtgcgggcctcctcttcctcgacGCCGCGCTTGCGCCCCTCGTCCCCCCTCTTCCCTCTGTGCGGGTCGCTGggacggcggcacggcggccgagctccgcgCGCGGCAGGGTAGGGAGGCCAGCGCGCAGCACACGGGGGCCATCCCTCCCCAGCGGcccgccctccctcctctccggcggcccCCTCCCCGCTCGTCGGCCGCATGGTTGGGATGGCGCGCGAGTGCGCGGGCCCCGCGCCACGTCGTGTGTCCCGTTCCTTTTGTATCTGCGCTCGTCTGCGCTCGATTTGGAGTGTGCATGCGGAAACGGAAAAATAGCGATGGGTTTACCGTCCCCCGCTGCGGACGTTTTTTCTGTAAACTGACTCTGTATGTGCGATACCGCGTGTGATAGAGTACCCACTGCGGAGAGCCTTAGCAAGTAATGAGGTGTGGGGGACCACACCACGGTCCAGAATAGTAGTTGGACAGAAAGTAAGCAAACATCTTCATCGGGGATATGGACCAGGGAGGTTATCAATCAGCTACTGCATTTCACATGCAAAGAATCAATGCACTGCAGTCTCGCCATAGATGTTGACAGcacaaacaaacacatgctTAAGCACTGTAACTTTTGATCCAAATAAATAACAAGATCCCATTTTATTTGATGAGCAGTAGCATCTTATTTGTTACCTGAATTTCAGGTTATTCACAGAGAACACTGGAGGCAATGGTATGTTTGGTACAACACAAGCCTCACACATGTATTTGTTTGCAATAATCAGCTAGATCTCCGTAGAATATTACACCCAAAATTGAGCACATTGTAAATAACAGTTGGCTCGGTAAAATACACAATGCAGTTTGGAACAGGAAACAAAAAATATCCACAGTGCAGACCAATAAACATCGGTCCTTCATACTCCTTGTGCCTCGCCAAGCTAAGCTCCCATATCCTGCGTTAAAGTGCAATCAAGATTCCTAGGGAGCTTCAAACCTCGAGGGATTATCAATTCCCATCATACACATGAGTCCTGATATCAAGATGATAAGAAGCACAATTCCCTGCACATAGTAGACAAGTGTGAGAAAATGATGAAAGGATACAAGGTATACTAATACACAACCAGTCATTAGGAGAGAGCACATTTAAGAATAGAGTTAGCCAGTAACAGAATACAATCTACTCACAACAAAAGTTTCTTCGAGAAGAGTTGATTTGACTAGGCATTCTCCATCACATTTGGCCCGTCCAGCTTTATTAGTATTGGTCTTCTCTGCAAGATACGTACCTGCCTAGTGGTTACGTCCCGCTTGTTACGTGCAGGTGGTCACGTCTGCTAATCGTTTTGCCGCCGGATCTCGTACAAAGtggtttcaaatttgttttaAAGGCACCATCAATTTTGGTATTCTATACAAGAAGACAAATGATTGTCAGGTGATGGGATACTGTGATGCCGACTATGCTGGAGATTGTGGCACACGATGATCAACTACGGGATACTTCTTCAGTCTTGGATCCGGAGCCATATCATGGTGCAGTAAAAGACAACCAACTGTGGCATTATCCAGTATCGAAGTAGAGTATCGATCACCAGCAACGGCAGCACAAGAAAGCACCTGGCTCAAGCAGTTGATGGAGGATCTTCACCAGCCAACAGAATACCATGTAAGGATTTTCTGTAATAATCTATCTTCCATTCGTTTGGCAAAAAAAGAATCATGTCTTTCATGCAAGGATCAAACACATAGAAGTTCACTATCACTACATAAGAGAAAATATCCTTGAGGGTGAGATCATAATGGTGCCAACCAAGATAGAGGAGCAGACTGCAAACATACTCACAAAAAGTCTCAACAAAACAAAGTTCGAGAAGTTTTGAGAGGCGCTCGGCATGGTCTGCAGGACAACATTGAAAAGAAGTTTAccttgagggggagtgttgaaagaAGGCAAGGCAACCTTCTAGAATGTTCTACAGTATGCAAGAGTAAGATATTTACCATGGAGTAGCCTAGATTTGGTAGTAAAATAAATTAACTAATGTTGTAATATCTAGAAAATTTCTAGAATAGGGGACATTTGTTACAACCTCATGGTTCCCCCTTGTCCTATACATAGGGCCCTTCCTCTCTTGCCATGCCATTCATTCCACGAGCATGGTAGATGAGTGGTGCTAGGAAGTAGTGAGAGGGTGTGTGCTAGGCTAGCCACCTAAAAGTGTAAgtgatcctttgtaatattGATGTTCCA containing:
- the LOC120663442 gene encoding NAC domain-containing protein 45-like, encoding MVERSVKSEQGGDLFLPPGFRFHPTDEEVITSYLLQKFLNPSFDPRAIGEVDLNKCEPWDLPSKAKMGEKEWYFFCHKDMKYPTGMRTNRATKDGYWKATGKDREIFKPAAAGGAGRELVGMKKTLVFYMGRAPRGSKTNWVMHEFRLEGKSRHNNVNLRFNPKDEWVVCKVHHKNGEASIKKPAEEYSSGTPNVSSVVSDDAGEGGDDQFLDSSMINPMYFNSAASLPSTTMTINAAPLHNADYSSIFSTAAGATTTTRSSFVDLPNYGLNDVASYNLQQQVAVANSAASTNNSGSYSSLWNMLINADHNQAMGSYNLHPQAIVAKALGGNYFAGGLPSSSVTGILQHNSQGVPQQKLGNNYGDSSTAAIGPAATKNLGAPSGRY